The following nucleotide sequence is from Hirundo rustica isolate bHirRus1 chromosome 15, bHirRus1.pri.v3, whole genome shotgun sequence.
GCAGCTCcaatctctgctctctgtgacagggacaggaccagggaatggctggagctctgtcaggggaggtttaggttggatatctGGAAAAGGTTCTTTCCCTaaagggtgctgggcactgcccaggccccccagggaatgggcacggccccgaggctgccagagctccaggagcacttGGACAAtgctcaggcacagggtgggattgttggggtgtctgtgcagggccaggagctgcactggatgatccttggGGTGTCTATTCCCACTTGggattttctgtgctgaattCTAGGGCTCCGGGcctgccagcccagggctgagggcagcgtgggcacagccctgcctggccggGAGCCCCGCCGGTACCTTGAGGATGTAGAAGTCGAAGCCGAAGGCGGCGTCGATGAGGTCAAGAGTGCGCATGGTGACTGTGATGGTCAGCGTGGCGTCCAGGATCTCGCTATAGAACTGCCGCTCGAACAGCTGCGGCTTCCACGTCTTGGGCAGCCTAGTGGACAGCTGGGCGCGGCCCGGCGGTCAGGGGCTgccccggggggcggcggcggccgctgccGGCGGGGCCCGGTGCGGGCGGCCCGGGCTCGGGGAAGGGCGCAGCGCTCACCTTGTCGCCGCGCGCGTAGCGGAAGCCGCGGATCCACCCCTCTCCGCCCCAGAGCCCTTCGTCGGCGGCGGGCGGGAAGTACACGGGCACCGGCACGTCCTGCACGCGCTCGCGCTCCCCGGTGCGCGGGTTCCGCCGGTAGCGCAGGCCGTGCGGCTCCCAGTGCACGGGGGTGGGCGGCGTGTCGTCCTGCAGCGAGGCCAGGTAGTGCTGCGGCAGCCGGGCGCAGATGCCCTCCCGCAGCCGCATGGCGGCCCAGAGCCGCGGCGGGAAGCGGTGCAGCGGCATCGCCCCGCGCCCTCGGCACCGGCACCGACCCCACCGCCGCTTCCGCTTCCGGCCGCGCGGCCGCAAACGGGGCCACGGCCGCCGCTCATTGGCTGCCGCGGACGGAACGCGACGGCGGCCGGGAggggccgcgccgcgcccgcgTTTCGTCCCCGGCGAGGCCGGGGCGTGTGCGAGGCTGGTGGCGGCTCCTCCCGGCGGTGCCCAGAGAGGAGCAGCGATGGGCACGGACGGAACCGCTGGAGATCCACCTCAATGGACTGAGGGGagcggctggagctgggccagggcaggctcagctgGATCTCAGGGAATGGTGCTTCCCCAGAGGATGCTGGGCGCTGCCCAGGCTCCGCAGGGAATGGTcccggccccgaggctgccagagctgcagcagtgttTGGACAGTGCTCAGGCTCAGGGTGGGACTGATGGCAGGTCTGTGCAGGGCCGGGAATTGCAgtggatgatccctgtgggtcccttcccgCTCTGGAGATTCCGTCATGCTGTGCGGGAGGACTGCACACGGCGatggcagagccctggacagagcccagggaagGCTGGGATCTCCTCCAAGGCTGGGATCTcctccctggggacatcccAAACCCCACCTGGACACGTTCCTGTGtcccctgctccaggtgaccctgcctggcCAAGGGGGGTGGATGAGATCATCTCCAGCGGCCCCTCGAAGCCCTGTGATTGTGTGACTGCAGCCACCAGGCGTCTGCCCGCAAATACCGTCACCTTTATTAAATTATAAAACCGTAAGCTTTAAAATTTACCGTATAAAATAATCACAGGTattaacagcaaagaaaaaaaaaataacctttttctttttttccccagacacaGGAATTTGCTCAGATTTCACCCAAAATAATTAACCCTCCCTCCTGCAGGCACCAAGGCCAggtcagcagggagagggaaaagcaaaaattaacaactgaacacaaaataaacaatCATGTCAGCGGGATTTCTTTCTCCAAAGCTTCTCCTGCTTCCAGCATGGAAATCCCTGAAGGGAAAGGCCCGATGAGGAATTATTGCTTTCAATGATAACCGGCAATACCTGGCCATATCAGTGGCATCACTGGTGGCACCTGGGTCATACTAGCAGCACCCAGGTCACACTGGGGGCACCTTGGCCACCCCGGTGGCACCTGGGCCACACTGGAAGCACTCAGGTCACCTTGGCAGTACCCAGGTTACACCAGTGGCACCCAAGTCACACTGGCAGCAGTCAGGTCCCAGTGGTGCCACCCAGGTCCCGCTGGCAGCACCCAGACCAGTCTGGTGGCACCCAGGTCCCACTGGTGGCACCCAGGCATGGACGGCACGGCTGTGAAGGAGCGGCGGTCTCCTGCCACGGTGCTGAGGCCTCAGCACCGCTGTGCAAACCgagatggggggaaaaaagtgcctAAATGTGGTAAAAGTCAGAGGAAGCCCTGAGGGCCCCATGTCCCCCTTCCCACCGTGCTGCCCTggatggcagcagctgagggaaatgCAGGGGACACAGGTGACGGGGGGAGGACACTGCTGGGTGTGGACAAGTGTCCCTCACTTGTCCTGTGCCTGCTTAAAAAGGGGGACTTTGCTGAggaaggggaggcagagggataaagtgcagagctgagctgggtgctcttcaaagcaaagaaagaacCCCGAGGAGGCAAATCCTTCATTAAAAGCTCTTTCCTCCCCAAATCCACCTGAGGAggggctcccagcagcacacacCGGGCTGACATAGCTGGAACGATGTGGTTGAGCCCTTATCTGTAGAAGGATGGGCAAAGAACTTCCCTGGTTGCCAAGTTCTGCCCTTGCTCTGTGCGTGCCCTAGAGTAAGGCTAAGGTGAGACGCTGCAAAGGAGACCTTGGCCACCTGGGGAGCCCCTGGTGAcgctcctggctgggctgggacactgctgtgcCCTCAGGACCCTGCAGCACACCCAGgctcccaggaacagcaggctggaggagcagctcaggcactgcccCGAACCACCTGCGCTGCCCCAGAGAGAGCCCTGCCCATGCCAAACCCCccaaaaggaggaaaactgtCAATCCCTGAACACCATCAGCCTGGCTCCTTCCAGAGCTGAAGTTAAACTCAGACTAAACCCTGCACTGCTGCGGGTTTCACAGCTCTGGCcgagatgctgctgctgccttctgcatGTCCCCACACGGGGTTTGTCACATTCCTGCAGGGTCTGATCCTGAATCCAGGGCCCAGGTTCCACAGAATCAGGACCAGGtaagagcagcagcacctgttTCAGAGGGAGAGAGGCTCCAGACCCCCAAGGAGATGGCAGCCAAGGGCCCAGCACGTGCTGGGatcagctccctccctccccaccagcaCCAAGGGCACTCGGCAGCATTTGCTCCCCAGAACAGAAGAAAtgtgttcttctcttgggtcCAAGTGCTGACTGCAGGATGGCAGGGGAGGTCCCTGTCCCACATCCTCTACCAGGACGGGGTGCAGAGAAGAGCCCAGCAGCCAAAGCCTTGGCTCCAGCTCAGTGTGGGCTAAGCCCAAGCCTCATGAATGCAGCAGCGGGGGAAGAAGGGTTGGCGATTTCCCCCAGGGCTATGGGGAGGTGGGGGACAAGATCTTGAACCGTGAAGAGCCTGCCCCACcccagcagaaaagcagaggtgGCCTCAAACTTGCCTCCACGAGACCAGCCCAGACAATTTTCATCTTTAAACCCAGTCCACGCTGCGCCCTTCTGTCCAGGCAACGAGCACGTGTGAGGGGCAGCCAGGGCCAAGAGCAGCTTCCCCATCCCTCCACCCCTGTGACCAGGACAGGTCAGGTCACAGCATAGAGCTCCTCACGGTCGTTCTGGCAGATCTGATAGCGACACGTGAGCTTCTGGGGCCAGGCCCAGGGCTTCTTATGCTTGTCCCGAGGAGGGAGCAAGAAAGCGACACTGCAAGCCACCAGCACGTGCCAGATGCTGTGGGTGTAGTAATAGTTCTCATTGGTTTCCATGAAAGCGTAGACTGAGATGGCAATGAAAGCCAAGGTGATCCCTGGGAGGAGGTAGAAAACCCAGCGCTTCCACGAGGAGGGGTAGCAGTGCCTGCGCTTTGCTCCGTGGTGAACCTGGGGGGTCAGAGCACACGGGGTTAAGCAGCCAGGCAgaagctggggcagggggggaaCAGACCCCAGGGCATCTGCTGACCTCCCAGGGTGCCTGCTGTCCCTGAGGAATTCGGCCCCACCCCTGCTTGGGCCCATCTCTGCTGTGCAAAAGCCCCCCAAGAGCTGTGGcaccagagcccagcacagaggctccagctcctgcccagggccaAGCCACAGCCCATGTTTTGGGACAGCACTGCAGCCGTGGGTCTGAGACCCAGAACCAGGGGATTTCTCAGCTACTGCAGGGCTGGAAGGTGAATCCCTTGCCCTGCCCCCTCCACAGGGGTGTTTCAGGGTTTCAAGCCATGCCTGTGGATGGGCTGGAGCCTTGGGTCTGCTCGACCACCAGCATTCCCCACGGGGAGCAAAGGGCAGCAGGTCCTGCCTGGCTGCCCTCACTTACCCACGCTGCAACCATGATGACGAGGGCGAAGAGGCAGGGACCCATCATGTTCCACACCCCTCTGCggtccagctgcagggacatgGCAATTAACAGGGTCCCCAGGACGAAAAGCACCTGGAAAAGAGACACCAGCACTACTGTCAGGAGCTCATCTGTTGAGAAAGTACAGCCAGACATGCCAGAGGCAAGGAGAACCTTTTCTGGCCTCCCAGCTCCACATCCACGCAAGAGTCAGGAAGAGCACCCTCAAGAAAGAGAAACCACAGGACCCATGAACCTTTACCCCAGATCTCAGGGGAAATCTTCAGGCCCAGCCCCTACAAGCACACAGGCTCACGAGCCAAACTGCTGGGACAAAACAACCCAGGGTGGCGTTGGGTGACAAACAGGCTTTGTCACCCAGCTGCGTCATTAAAACAGCGCTGAgagggctcagcctggccaCTGGTGGCTTGCTCTGGCCAGGCCACGTGGGGTCACCTGGCACTCACGTATTTCAGGATCTTCTTCAGGCGGGCCATGCAGAGGATGGTGACCCAGATGGACACCACGGAGCCCAGGAAGTCGCAGTACTGCAGGGTGTCGTAGTCCATGATGCACATCACGGCCACGCCCGGCTGGTCACACGCGTGGTAGAACTGCGGCCGGGGACAAAAGCAAAGgtcagcagcagcccagcagcaccacacGGCTCTCTGGGaaggggaggcaggagaaggctcAGCCCACAGGCAGGATCCCTCCTGCAGCGGCTCCAGGAAGCTCCACCAAACCGCTGTGGCATTATGGAGAGCGGGTGAGAGCGGGCAccctgcagtgtcccagcaGTTCTGAAAGGGCAGGACACAGTGCTGGAACGAGTCCAGAGGGGGGACATGGAGCTGATAAGGGGACTGAAGCACCTGCTCTGTGAAAACAGGCTGAGGAAGTTGGGGCTGTTCACCCTGGAGAACAGAAGGTTGCATGGAGAACtcacagcaccttccagcacctgaagggggctacagggaagctggagagggattctCCTCAGGAACTGGAGTGATGGGACAAGGACTAACGGGTACAAATTGAAAGAGGGGGAATTTAGGTTAGGTATTATGGAGAACATTTTTACTGTGAGCATGGTGAGACACTGCAACAGGTTCCCCAAGGAGGTTGTTgatgccccagccctggaagcattcaaagCTGGGTTTGGATAAGGCCTTGAGCAACCAGGTCTAgagggaggtgtccctgtccaagGAACgaggtgatttttaaggtccaTTCGAACCCCTTAACATTCTTGGATACTATGATGTGCCCATGGAGGTGCTTATCCAATGATCCCAGAAGCTCCTTGTGGAGCTCCAGGATGGGCTGCTCCATCAAGGACTCGATTCTGGCGCAGCATGCCCAGAGCTCAGGGGGAGGTGTCAGGGGACACAAGGCAGTCCCTACCGTGGAGAAGAACATGGTGTAGGTGTAGACAGAGGCCTCCACCAGGTAGAAGCGATAGACAGCGACTGCAATGGCAGGCAGGAACATGAGGTTGCTCAGGGTGAGCAGGAGCGTGGCCAGGTTCTGTGTGCCCACGCTCTGGGCCTTGGTGTCATCCGTGCAGCTCCAGCCGCCCCAACCTGCGGACAGAGAGGCTTCTGTGGATCTCAAAGTCCTGCCTTGTCCTCCCACAGCAACCAGCAGGAGCCTGGGATGCCTGAAAAGGAGCAATCCCACACCCAGACTGTCCCTGAGCCTCTTCTCCAGCAGTCTCTCACGCTCCTGCTCTCAGGGTGGTCTCATTCCTCGTCACACACTCTGCTGTGGGAAGCTGGGAACCCCAGCAGAGCCCCGTGGCTGCCCTGAGGACGTTCCCCAGGTTGTCCCCATGTAGCTGAGGCCATCCTACATCCACACTGGTACTTTCCATCCCTGCAGTAACTCAACACACGTGCTGCTTGCCGGTGGAACATCAAGCACTCCAGGCTCAGATGCTTCACGGGATGGTGTAAGGTGGGTGCAAGATCCCTCCAGATCCCAGGAATCAGGGGGAGAATAATCCCCAGCACTGAGGGAGCCACTGGGCTCCTCTCCTACCAGCTGTCATAGCAGAGCAGACCCAAAACCAGGTCAGGCTGCTCTGGACCTTCCCCAACAGACTTTTGAagatctccaaggatggagacctGGAACCTGTGCCAAAACAAACAGCTCTGAAGGGGGGAAAATGTGTCTTCTCCAATTTAGGTGAAACTTTCCTTGCTGCAGCCGTTGTCCGTGGCCTCTTGCCCTTTCCTTGTGCTCACCCTGCACAGCTGGCTCCAGGGTCCCTGTAACCTCCGTGGGCAGCAGAAAGTGTGACTGGTCCCACTCCAGCTCCTCTTCcacaggctgaacaaaccctcTGCCTCAGCCCATGGTGACATCCAGGGCTGCACAGGAGACTGGGAGTGAAAATTTCCTAAAGGGCAGTGCCTGAcacaaaacacagctctggctggatACCAAGGACTGAACTGAGGCAATCTATACGACCACAAATCTgcctctgctttttaaaagttatttaaattattcaaattatttaaattatttaaattatttaaattaaagattAGGATGCCCATGCCCTCTTTTTGAAAAAAGGAGCTCAGCCACAGGGCAGCCAGGGTATGTGCAGGCACTCCATGGTCAAGAAGCTGAGTTATCAGCagcatccatcccatcccagagTCACTggaacacacagcagcagctctgccccgtGTGCTGGCTCCCtgccaggcagagcccagggaacCAACTCTCTCTGCTTTATTTCTGGGTCACAAATATGCAGATGGGGCACTTTGCTCGGAGTGATTCAGCGGAAAGCTGTCCTCAGCCTGATTCCCCAGTTCCCTTAAGGTGCTCTGTGCTTCCCAGAACCCGGCAGCCCTCAGGGAAATTGGGATGATGCTCTCCATCTCGCTCCTCACCCATcatcagcactgcagcagggaggTCCTGGCTcaggcccagagcagcagggaaccACGTTTTGCCTCGTCCTTCTGCTGAGAACAGGTGCACTGACCCACCcaagcacagcagagctcatcTTCCCTACACCACAGGCTTCCCAGGCCATTAAGATAATTAGGAGCTGACACAGATATTCCTTCTCCAGGGGCACCTCTGAGTCTGAGGCCCTTGGCAGGAGACACACAGGGACCGCAGCCCGGCCCCATCGCATCTCGTACCAGGAACCGACACTACAAACCTCCCCGACAGGCACAGGCTCTGACACAGGCATTTTCAGGCACCCTCGTCTCTCTGGGGATGCTCAGAAGCATTTCTCCATGCCCTGAGGGACTCCGAGCCATCCTCATCCCAATTCCCCATCACCCCTGGGCTGCCCGGGCGCTTCCCAGGACTTTGCTTCCCCAGGCACTGTGACACTGCCAGCCAGGGCAGACCCCAGGCTCCCCCACTCAAACACCACCCTTTTAAATTGCGTTGTGCCCTCGGGGAGGACGGCACAGCTTCCCAGGAGGAGGCACT
It contains:
- the MRPL28 gene encoding large ribosomal subunit protein bL28m, which gives rise to MPLHRFPPRLWAAMRLREGICARLPQHYLASLQDDTPPTPVHWEPHGLRYRRNPRTGERERVQDVPVPVYFPPAADEGLWGGEGWIRGFRYARGDKLSTRLPKTWKPQLFERQFYSEILDATLTITVTMRTLDLIDAAFGFDFYILKTPKVDLCSKLGMDLKRTMLLRLARRDPRLHPDDPARREAIYDKYKEFVIPEEEAEWVGLSLEEAIEKQRLLEKKDPVPLFKVYAEELVSQLKEQQQAVQKK